A window of the Virgibacillus pantothenticus genome harbors these coding sequences:
- a CDS encoding LCP family protein: MSKNRENIFRVKTRKKRNKKKLLFFLIIPLSLLLVATVSYGAHVYKTAQEAANKSYEKFERDGGKSALRDESVTPVDDNVSVLVIGVDDSEARNEGNSRSDALMLATFNKQKKDVNILSIPRDSYVNVPDYGYTKINHAHAYGGPRKTIDTVENFLNVPVDYYVRLNFEAFIEIVDTIGGIQYDVPFEMNELDSNDNQNAIQLMPGYQNLNGEEALALARTRKYDSDFERGKRQQEIIKTIFKETASASSILKLDELINAVGDNMSTDLTFNEMKSFMSYGLNTDLAINTINIDGQGSKMQDGIWYYQVDEQSRSEIENTLREHLDLPVSSAWQN; this comes from the coding sequence ATGTCGAAAAACCGTGAAAATATATTTCGAGTAAAAACACGAAAAAAAAGAAATAAGAAGAAACTTTTGTTTTTTTTAATTATTCCCTTAAGTCTTTTATTAGTAGCAACCGTTTCCTACGGTGCCCATGTCTATAAAACAGCCCAAGAAGCCGCCAATAAATCTTATGAAAAATTTGAAAGAGATGGGGGGAAATCCGCTTTAAGAGATGAATCAGTCACCCCCGTAGATGACAATGTCTCTGTACTTGTTATTGGGGTAGATGATAGTGAGGCACGTAATGAAGGCAACAGCAGATCCGATGCATTAATGCTTGCAACCTTTAATAAACAGAAAAAAGATGTAAACATATTAAGCATCCCGAGAGATTCTTATGTCAACGTTCCGGATTACGGGTATACAAAAATTAATCATGCGCACGCCTATGGAGGCCCCAGAAAAACCATCGATACTGTAGAAAATTTTTTAAATGTTCCAGTTGATTACTATGTTCGGTTAAATTTTGAAGCCTTTATTGAAATTGTAGACACAATTGGTGGAATTCAATATGATGTACCTTTTGAAATGAATGAGCTTGATTCAAATGATAATCAAAATGCCATTCAATTAATGCCAGGCTATCAAAATTTAAACGGTGAAGAAGCTTTAGCTTTAGCACGGACCAGAAAATACGATAGTGATTTTGAAAGAGGGAAACGGCAACAAGAAATTATTAAAACCATTTTTAAAGAAACTGCTTCTGCCTCTTCCATCCTAAAACTTGATGAACTCATTAATGCAGTGGGAGATAACATGAGTACAGACCTGACCTTCAATGAAATGAAGAGCTTTATGAGCTACGGACTAAATACGGACTTAGCCATAAACACAATTAATATCGATGGGCAAGGCAGTAAGATGCAAGATGGAATTTGGTACTATCAGGTAGATGAACAGAGCAGAAGTGAGATTGAAAATACGTTGCGAGAGCATTTGGATCTTCCTGTATCAAGTGCATGGCAAAATTAA
- a CDS encoding YvrJ family protein: protein MWISFITEVGFPVAVTFYLLHRIEGKLNVLIASIYELPNKMKQ, encoded by the coding sequence ATATGGATTTCGTTTATAACAGAGGTAGGATTCCCTGTTGCGGTAACATTTTATCTGCTTCACCGTATTGAAGGAAAGTTGAATGTTTTAATTGCATCCATTTATGAATTGCCTAATAAAATGAAACAATAA
- a CDS encoding aldose epimerase family protein, with amino-acid sequence MEIIEQTVLDKWKLRTLINDQNMRVSFLDYGGAITEIIVPDKHGYMDNVVLHYNSYEEYESNPFYMGALIGRVAGRIANASFSINGTPYQVTANEGHHHLHGGINGFSHVRWHVSTEQTENDIRAILTHTSPDGDNGYPGNVAVTVTYILTNDNEFIIDYAAITDKTTPITLTNHSYFNLRGSKKQTIKQHYAKIASSTCLEVNKALIPTGKQFATTHTPFDFQLGRQFNDGIYAKLEQNIIVGKGYDHYFCFDKGKDEQVCLYDKETGRTLTVKTTQPGMVLYTGNYLHEKNEHTPTTFLRYQGVCIETQGTPASLEHKHLPSIILAPGEAYQQRTAFCFGLGG; translated from the coding sequence ATGGAGATAATAGAACAGACCGTTCTTGACAAATGGAAATTACGAACACTAATTAATGACCAAAATATGCGAGTTAGTTTTCTCGACTATGGTGGAGCGATTACTGAAATTATCGTACCTGATAAACATGGCTATATGGATAATGTCGTATTACATTACAATAGCTATGAAGAATACGAATCCAATCCATTCTATATGGGAGCTTTAATAGGGAGAGTCGCTGGCAGAATAGCTAACGCTTCTTTTTCAATAAATGGAACGCCCTATCAGGTCACTGCAAATGAAGGGCATCATCACTTACATGGTGGAATAAATGGTTTCAGTCATGTGCGGTGGCATGTTTCTACAGAACAAACAGAAAATGATATCCGTGCTATTCTTACCCATACAAGTCCTGATGGGGATAATGGCTACCCAGGAAATGTAGCTGTAACGGTCACCTATATTCTAACAAATGATAATGAGTTTATCATAGACTATGCTGCGATTACAGATAAAACGACTCCAATCACCTTGACGAATCATAGCTATTTTAACTTACGAGGAAGCAAGAAACAGACGATTAAACAACATTACGCTAAAATCGCCAGTAGTACTTGCTTGGAGGTAAACAAAGCACTGATTCCAACAGGTAAACAATTTGCAACCACACATACTCCTTTTGATTTTCAATTAGGTCGGCAATTCAATGACGGTATTTACGCAAAGCTTGAACAGAATATCATTGTTGGCAAAGGATATGATCACTATTTTTGTTTCGACAAAGGAAAAGATGAGCAAGTATGTTTATATGATAAAGAAACGGGGAGAACGCTCACTGTAAAAACCACTCAACCAGGAATGGTATTATACACAGGCAATTATCTACATGAAAAAAACGAGCACACGCCAACAACCTTTCTACGATATCAAGGAGTATGTATAGAAACACAGGGTACACCAGCTTCACTTGAACATAAACATTTGCCAAGCATTATTTTAGCACCCGGAGAAGCATATCAGCAAAGAACAGCTTTTTGCTTTGGGCTTGGAGGATGA
- a CDS encoding DUF2922 domain-containing protein, with the protein MKKLELKFTNQEGKIVTYSMDQPVEPADAAAINAAMDEIIVQNAFTSNGGELVAKSSARIVERMVEEIEMQ; encoded by the coding sequence ATGAAAAAACTAGAATTAAAATTTACGAACCAAGAAGGGAAAATAGTCACTTATTCCATGGATCAGCCAGTGGAGCCAGCTGATGCTGCAGCTATTAATGCAGCAATGGACGAAATTATCGTGCAGAATGCTTTCACCTCTAATGGTGGAGAGTTAGTCGCAAAATCGAGCGCAAGAATCGTAGAAAGAATGGTCGAAGAGATTGAAATGCAGTAA
- a CDS encoding NUDIX hydrolase, producing the protein MKTSEIISRLQNRRPTILGRENFREFGILIPMIEIEDETHLLFEVRSKHMRSQPGDICFPGGRVDESDKSELHCALRETSEELGVNQENIRNIIPLDYIVSDFGRIIFPFTGTLHNPEKIVPNPAEVEEVFQVPLRFFLETKPKVYQVNFKVIPEQDFPYEDIQGGRAYDWNAREMSELFYYYQDKVIWGLTAKIIAHFVALLQEKKKN; encoded by the coding sequence ATGAAAACATCAGAAATTATTAGTCGGTTACAAAATCGGCGGCCGACTATTTTAGGACGGGAGAATTTTCGCGAATTTGGTATTCTCATTCCGATGATAGAGATAGAAGATGAAACCCATTTGCTTTTTGAAGTTCGTTCAAAGCATATGCGCAGTCAACCGGGAGATATTTGTTTTCCGGGTGGAAGAGTGGATGAAAGCGACAAAAGTGAATTGCATTGTGCATTGCGTGAAACCTCGGAAGAACTAGGCGTAAACCAAGAAAACATTCGTAACATTATCCCTTTGGACTATATTGTATCTGATTTCGGAAGAATTATCTTTCCGTTTACGGGTACCCTTCATAACCCTGAGAAAATTGTCCCTAATCCTGCAGAAGTCGAAGAAGTATTCCAGGTCCCATTGCGTTTTTTTCTGGAGACAAAACCAAAAGTGTATCAGGTGAATTTTAAAGTTATACCAGAACAGGATTTTCCTTATGAGGATATACAAGGTGGAAGAGCTTATGATTGGAATGCTCGGGAAATGAGTGAACTGTTCTATTATTATCAAGATAAAGTAATTTGGGGATTAACCGCAAAAATTATAGCCCATTTTGTAGCTTTGTTGCAAGAAAAGAAAAAAAATTAA
- a CDS encoding LCP family protein codes for MDNKNHRRVVVRRKRKLKKRAYLILVPLILAFVAIAVYASYLYTKAGSVLSESYEDDGMEKSDLREAKVDPAVDNVSVLIMGIDSSDIRNNADNARTDTLMVATLNKDDKSVKLVSIPRDTYVYIPEVGYETKINHAHAFGGTQATRDTVENLLDIPIDYYVKVNFEAFIDVVNAVDGITVDVPYELKEQNSKDQANAIHLLPGEQELNGEEALALARTRKLDNDIERGKRQQEIIKAVISKAISLDSILKYDDVLEAVGSNMTTNMTFSEMKSFIAYGTKGKNLDFETLTLEGHDYQPNGSYYWQLDQEALLETQNKLKRHLDITTTN; via the coding sequence ATGGATAATAAAAATCATAGAAGAGTAGTAGTACGAAGGAAAAGAAAACTGAAGAAAAGAGCATATTTGATACTTGTTCCGTTGATCCTTGCTTTTGTTGCTATTGCAGTTTATGCTTCATACTTATATACAAAAGCGGGTAGTGTTCTTTCTGAATCATATGAAGATGATGGCATGGAAAAATCAGATCTGAGAGAAGCTAAAGTTGATCCTGCTGTAGATAATGTATCAGTACTAATTATGGGAATAGATTCCAGTGATATTCGCAACAACGCAGACAACGCAAGAACAGATACTTTGATGGTTGCTACCCTGAATAAGGATGACAAGAGTGTGAAATTAGTAAGTATTCCACGTGATACTTATGTTTATATTCCTGAGGTTGGATATGAAACTAAAATCAATCATGCACATGCTTTTGGTGGTACCCAAGCTACAAGGGATACAGTTGAAAACCTCCTAGATATTCCCATTGATTATTATGTAAAGGTCAATTTTGAAGCATTTATTGATGTCGTTAATGCTGTTGATGGTATCACTGTTGATGTACCTTATGAGTTGAAAGAACAAAATTCCAAAGATCAGGCTAATGCAATACACTTGCTTCCTGGTGAACAAGAATTAAATGGTGAAGAAGCTCTTGCTTTAGCCAGAACAAGAAAATTAGATAACGATATAGAACGCGGAAAAAGACAACAGGAAATAATTAAAGCAGTAATTAGCAAAGCTATATCCTTAGATTCCATTTTAAAATACGACGATGTGTTAGAAGCTGTTGGCAGTAACATGACTACAAATATGACTTTTAGTGAAATGAAAAGTTTCATTGCCTATGGTACTAAAGGTAAAAATTTAGATTTTGAGACACTAACCCTAGAAGGGCATGATTATCAGCCAAATGGTTCCTATTATTGGCAGCTCGATCAGGAAGCTCTTTTAGAAACACAAAACAAACTAAAACGGCACTTGGATATAACTACTACAAACTGA
- a CDS encoding glycosyltransferase family 4 protein: MKILHLNAGSETGGGMYHILGLMKEFKDKQFILGVMEQGELLQRAKQLGIKTVHFSSSSKLSIPLIKKMISFIKQEKITCIHSHGPRANVYTSILKKMLPFQWVVTIHSDPFLDFMEKGTYGKLLSRINMNAVKNANKLIAISQPFKDCLIDAGIDENKIITTLNGIDFKQRVKNIYKKRDFGINADEFIFLMVARLEKVKGHQFAIKAFSEILKRNSKCHLMLAGDGRLYNQLKKMVFELGIEKNVHFLGYRKDVQHLYKIADVTLLTSLSESFPLVLLESAKAKTPVISSDVGEVNKLIVNNGVGWIVKPANTMEIIAAMKDALFFHKQGKLSLIGEKLYQHASKKFTLEIFAENIYNVYRGLN, encoded by the coding sequence ATGAAAATACTACATTTAAACGCAGGTAGTGAAACTGGTGGGGGGATGTATCATATTTTGGGGTTAATGAAAGAATTTAAAGATAAACAATTTATACTCGGTGTTATGGAACAGGGAGAACTTTTGCAACGTGCAAAACAATTAGGAATTAAAACGGTTCATTTTTCAAGTAGTTCTAAACTTAGTATTCCATTAATTAAAAAAATGATTTCATTTATAAAACAGGAAAAAATTACTTGTATCCACTCACATGGTCCTCGAGCAAATGTGTATACAAGTATATTGAAGAAAATGTTGCCTTTTCAGTGGGTCGTAACTATCCATAGTGATCCATTTCTAGATTTCATGGAAAAAGGTACCTACGGAAAATTATTAAGTAGGATAAATATGAATGCTGTTAAGAATGCAAATAAATTAATAGCTATTTCACAACCTTTTAAAGACTGTCTTATTGATGCGGGAATTGATGAAAATAAAATAATAACCACTTTAAATGGTATTGATTTTAAACAAAGAGTGAAAAACATTTATAAAAAACGCGACTTTGGAATTAATGCGGATGAGTTTATTTTTTTAATGGTAGCCAGGTTGGAAAAAGTTAAAGGTCATCAATTTGCTATAAAAGCTTTTTCGGAAATTTTAAAGAGAAATAGTAAATGTCATCTTATGCTTGCTGGAGATGGTAGATTATATAATCAATTGAAAAAAATGGTATTTGAATTAGGAATAGAAAAAAATGTACACTTTTTAGGTTATAGAAAAGATGTACAGCACTTATATAAAATAGCAGATGTGACTTTACTAACTTCCTTAAGCGAAAGTTTCCCCCTTGTCCTATTAGAATCTGCTAAAGCAAAAACCCCAGTCATTTCGTCAGACGTTGGGGAAGTAAATAAACTTATTGTAAATAATGGAGTCGGTTGGATTGTAAAACCGGCTAACACAATGGAAATAATTGCTGCAATGAAAGATGCATTATTTTTTCACAAACAAGGAAAATTATCGTTAATTGGTGAAAAGCTGTATCAGCATGCTTCAAAAAAATTTACATTGGAGATTTTTGCCGAAAACATTTATAATGTATATCGAGGTCTAAATTGA
- a CDS encoding UPF0158 family protein has product MVNLSVLIDALDFHLDESLVFLNKETGEIVHVLKHYLPMVEDGEDGRNLLPWEKEVFKIAEDIVDHEENYVEINTQFEVDDYDIMEDFCLAVKNSQVQEQLLSAIRGKGAFRRFKDKIEFFDIEEEWYDYRYHRLKEIAINFVKKTK; this is encoded by the coding sequence ATTGTAAATTTATCGGTCTTAATTGATGCGTTGGATTTTCATTTAGATGAATCGTTAGTATTTTTGAACAAGGAAACGGGAGAAATTGTTCATGTTTTGAAACACTACTTACCTATGGTTGAGGATGGAGAAGATGGTCGTAATTTATTGCCTTGGGAAAAAGAAGTATTCAAGATTGCGGAAGATATCGTAGATCATGAGGAAAATTATGTAGAGATTAATACTCAATTTGAAGTAGATGATTATGACATCATGGAAGATTTTTGTCTTGCCGTAAAAAATTCTCAAGTTCAAGAGCAATTATTAAGTGCAATTCGTGGTAAAGGAGCATTTCGCAGGTTTAAAGATAAAATAGAATTTTTTGATATAGAAGAGGAATGGTATGATTACCGTTATCATCGCTTAAAGGAAATTGCAATAAATTTTGTGAAAAAAACGAAATAG
- a CDS encoding glycosyltransferase family 4 protein encodes MLKIALLALSTLLFSLLVTPIVIKFSKLLNVTDKPNNRKVHKAPIPTLGGVAIFISFLLGLMILQPDSNYHAVILIGAVLIVMLGVFDDIKSLSPKIKFLVQVGIAFLVVFKGGLQVEYINFPFGGQIEFGVMSSVITVFWIVGITNAINLIDGLDGLAAGVSAIALFTMAGMAIIMGDVYVTTMALLLFFSTIGFLKYNFFPAKIFMGDTGALFLGYMISVLALLGFKNVTFISFVIPIFILAVPISDTLIAIIRRYVNNQPLASPDSSHLHHKLLKMGFSHKHTVLVIYTLSIMFSLAAIFFSMTTVWGSIVIFTISIFALQILIENLELINSSYKPLTNLLKAIRHKL; translated from the coding sequence ATGCTTAAAATAGCTCTGTTAGCCTTATCAACTTTGCTATTTTCTTTGTTAGTAACTCCAATCGTAATTAAGTTCTCCAAGTTATTAAATGTCACTGATAAACCAAATAACCGAAAAGTTCATAAAGCACCAATCCCTACTTTAGGAGGAGTGGCTATCTTTATTAGCTTTTTGCTTGGTTTAATGATTTTACAACCAGATAGTAATTACCATGCAGTTATTCTTATTGGAGCTGTGTTGATAGTTATGTTAGGAGTTTTCGATGACATTAAATCTCTTTCACCGAAAATTAAATTTTTAGTTCAAGTAGGAATAGCCTTCCTCGTCGTTTTTAAAGGAGGGTTACAAGTTGAATATATTAACTTTCCGTTTGGGGGGCAAATTGAGTTTGGTGTCATGAGTTCAGTAATAACCGTATTTTGGATTGTAGGTATTACCAACGCAATCAATCTTATCGATGGTCTAGATGGCCTTGCTGCGGGTGTTTCGGCAATCGCTTTGTTTACAATGGCAGGAATGGCTATCATTATGGGTGATGTATATGTTACAACGATGGCTCTATTGCTTTTCTTTAGTACAATTGGGTTTCTGAAATACAATTTTTTTCCTGCGAAAATTTTCATGGGTGATACAGGCGCTTTGTTTTTGGGGTATATGATTTCTGTATTGGCACTTTTAGGATTTAAAAATGTAACGTTTATTTCTTTTGTTATTCCTATATTTATTTTGGCAGTGCCCATTTCAGATACACTTATCGCAATTATTCGCAGGTATGTTAATAATCAGCCACTCGCAAGTCCAGATAGTTCCCATTTACATCATAAGTTGCTGAAGATGGGTTTTTCACATAAACATACGGTATTAGTTATTTATACGCTAAGTATAATGTTTAGTTTGGCTGCTATTTTTTTCTCTATGACAACTGTATGGGGTTCTATAGTTATTTTTACTATCTCAATTTTCGCATTGCAAATACTCATTGAAAACCTGGAATTAATTAATAGTAGCTATAAACCACTAACTAACCTTTTAAAGGCGATTAGACATAAGTTATAA
- the galT gene encoding UDP-glucose--hexose-1-phosphate uridylyltransferase, which produces MPNIYVLLEKLIQQATNKKLMEQLDTVYVQNQIMSLLKLEYIPDQIDSGDYLSADDTIPNLLEQIIAWAMERQIIEDVFDDKEIFAAKIMNCFMDKPSTIHDKFYEKYAESPKAATDYFYQLSNHSNYIQVKRIQKNIYFTAKSAYGDIEITINLSKPEKDTEQIKRELELKQTTNYPKCVLCRENEGYVGRTGYPARANHRVIHVPLLDESWYLQYSPYVYYNEHSILLSKEHREMKIESDTFARLLAFVEKFPHYFIGSNADLPIVGGSILSHDHYQAGRHPFPMTNAHPAFSFAINGFPSVEASILKWPLSVIRLRSEQKNELIQTATHILNVWKNYTDDAVGIISFTDNVPHNTITPIARMREDMFELDLVLRNNRTTTDYPTGIFHPHMDVQHIKKENIGLIEVMGLAVLPARLETELHEVKQFLLKGVDHLADYHHDWANEIKNSYHYSQIQEHVDTIIRDEVGKKFISALEDAGVFKQTETGMLAFQRFIEKLNK; this is translated from the coding sequence ATGCCGAACATTTATGTGCTGTTGGAAAAGCTTATCCAACAGGCTACAAACAAAAAGTTAATGGAACAGCTGGACACCGTCTATGTACAAAATCAAATTATGTCGTTATTAAAACTTGAATATATCCCGGATCAGATCGATAGCGGTGATTACCTTTCAGCGGATGATACGATTCCTAATCTGTTAGAACAAATCATTGCGTGGGCAATGGAGCGACAAATTATTGAAGATGTCTTCGATGACAAAGAAATATTTGCAGCTAAAATCATGAATTGCTTTATGGATAAGCCTTCAACGATACATGATAAATTTTATGAAAAATATGCAGAGTCACCTAAAGCAGCCACAGACTATTTTTATCAATTAAGTAATCATTCCAATTATATTCAAGTAAAACGCATTCAGAAGAATATCTATTTTACAGCGAAGTCAGCGTACGGAGATATAGAAATAACGATTAATTTATCAAAACCAGAAAAAGACACTGAACAAATAAAACGAGAGCTGGAATTGAAGCAAACGACAAATTACCCAAAGTGTGTCTTATGTAGAGAAAATGAAGGCTACGTAGGACGCACAGGATACCCAGCGAGAGCGAATCATCGCGTCATTCATGTTCCTTTATTAGACGAAAGCTGGTACCTGCAGTACTCACCGTATGTTTATTACAATGAGCATAGTATATTATTATCTAAAGAACATCGAGAAATGAAAATTGAAAGCGATACATTCGCTAGATTGCTAGCATTTGTAGAAAAATTCCCGCATTATTTCATTGGTTCTAATGCTGATTTGCCCATTGTTGGTGGTTCGATTTTAAGCCATGACCATTATCAAGCTGGCAGACATCCTTTTCCCATGACCAATGCACATCCAGCCTTTTCATTTGCAATCAATGGATTCCCTAGTGTCGAAGCGTCGATTTTAAAATGGCCATTATCTGTAATCCGTTTACGCAGTGAACAAAAAAATGAGCTTATTCAAACTGCAACACATATTTTAAACGTTTGGAAGAACTATACGGATGATGCTGTAGGAATTATTTCCTTTACAGATAATGTGCCCCATAACACGATTACGCCGATAGCGCGGATGCGAGAAGATATGTTTGAATTAGATCTCGTATTGAGAAATAATCGCACAACAACCGACTACCCAACAGGGATTTTCCATCCCCATATGGATGTACAACATATTAAAAAGGAAAATATTGGGCTAATTGAAGTGATGGGTCTTGCGGTTTTGCCAGCAAGATTAGAAACAGAGCTACATGAAGTAAAACAGTTCTTATTAAAGGGTGTAGATCATCTAGCTGACTATCACCATGACTGGGCAAATGAAATAAAAAATTCTTATCATTATTCTCAAATACAGGAGCATGTTGATACGATCATTCGGGATGAAGTGGGGAAAAAATTTATTAGCGCTTTAGAAGATGCTGGTGTTTTCAAACAAACAGAGACTGGAATGTTAGCATTCCAACGGTTTATTGAAAAACTTAATAAGTAA
- a CDS encoding galactokinase — MNMKDLQSKFKTMFNNLTEPSICFAPGRINLIGEHTDYNGGYVLPATISYGTYAFGVKRTDHTLRLFSLNFPETGIIECDLSDLSFQEEDSWANYPKGMIEAIKNRTYPIQTGADILFYGNIPNQAGLSSSASIELVTGILMEELFSFTLPRLSLIKLGQHVENQYIGVNSGIMDQFAIGLGRQEHAILLNCKTNDYEYVPIHLHGFEIVIIHSNKQRTLAESKYNERFNECKTALETLQTVLPIKSLSDVSLEQFNAYQHVIKNSTIRKRAKHVISENERTLQASNELKNGNLSAFGKLMNESHQSLQQDYEVTGKELDTIVHAAWKQQGVLGARMTGAGFGGCAIAIVAKEKVAAFKENVNDIYKRSIGYDASFYTAAIVDGARSLVEAHK, encoded by the coding sequence ATGAACATGAAAGATTTACAATCGAAATTTAAAACTATGTTTAATAATTTAACTGAACCTTCTATCTGCTTTGCACCAGGGAGAATTAACTTAATTGGAGAACATACGGATTACAATGGCGGCTATGTTTTACCAGCGACGATCTCCTATGGAACCTATGCGTTTGGTGTAAAAAGGACAGATCATACATTGCGCCTTTTTTCTCTGAACTTTCCTGAAACAGGAATCATCGAATGCGACCTAAGCGACTTATCATTTCAGGAAGAGGATAGCTGGGCAAACTATCCAAAAGGTATGATTGAGGCGATTAAAAATAGGACTTATCCGATCCAAACAGGGGCTGACATTCTATTTTATGGAAATATCCCTAATCAAGCAGGCTTATCATCCTCTGCTTCCATTGAATTAGTAACAGGAATTTTAATGGAAGAGCTGTTTTCATTCACCCTACCACGTCTCTCCTTAATAAAACTGGGGCAACATGTGGAAAATCAGTACATTGGTGTGAACAGCGGGATTATGGATCAATTTGCCATTGGTTTAGGAAGACAAGAGCACGCCATCCTTTTAAACTGCAAAACAAATGATTACGAATATGTCCCTATTCATCTGCATGGTTTTGAAATCGTTATCATCCACTCCAATAAGCAGCGCACATTAGCTGAATCAAAATACAATGAACGATTCAATGAATGTAAAACAGCTTTAGAAACATTACAAACTGTGTTGCCAATTAAAAGTCTAAGCGATGTATCATTAGAGCAATTTAACGCTTATCAACATGTCATAAAAAATTCCACTATACGAAAACGAGCAAAACATGTTATTTCAGAAAATGAGCGAACGTTGCAAGCCAGTAATGAGCTAAAGAACGGAAACTTATCGGCATTTGGCAAGCTTATGAATGAATCCCACCAATCATTGCAACAGGATTATGAAGTAACTGGAAAAGAATTGGACACGATCGTACACGCTGCTTGGAAACAGCAAGGCGTACTTGGTGCTCGGATGACGGGAGCAGGGTTTGGAGGCTGTGCTATCGCCATTGTTGCTAAAGAAAAGGTAGCAGCATTTAAAGAAAATGTGAATGATATCTACAAGCGATCCATTGGTTATGACGCTTCTTTCTATACAGCAGCCATTGTTGATGGAGCCAGATCACTGGTCGAAGCTCATAAATAA
- a CDS encoding DUF1659 domain-containing protein, translated as MANSTLTDSSLRLEFGKGTEQGSEKQLITSKSFHNVKTTATSDQLYAIAQAVASLQKLPLLTIERKDSSKIVEA; from the coding sequence ATGGCAAATTCAACGCTAACCGATTCGTCGTTACGATTAGAGTTTGGTAAAGGCACGGAGCAAGGCTCAGAAAAACAACTTATAACATCGAAAAGCTTCCATAATGTGAAAACAACTGCAACATCTGACCAGTTATATGCAATTGCTCAAGCGGTTGCCAGTTTACAGAAACTTCCACTGTTAACAATCGAACGTAAAGATAGCTCGAAAATTGTCGAGGCATAG